In Saimiri boliviensis isolate mSaiBol1 chromosome 12, mSaiBol1.pri, whole genome shotgun sequence, one genomic interval encodes:
- the LOC120367380 gene encoding small ribosomal subunit protein eS24-like: MNDIVTIRTRKFMTNRLLQRKQMVIDVLHPGKATVPKTEIREKLAKMYKTTPDVIFVFGFRTHFGGGKTTGFGMIYDSLDYAKKNEPKHRLARHGLYEKKKTSRKQRKECKNRMKKVRGTAKANVGAGKKPKE; the protein is encoded by the coding sequence ATGAACGACATAGTAACTATCCGCACTAGAAAGTTCATGACCAACCGACTGCTTCAGAGGAAACAAATGGTCATTGATGTCCTTCACCCCGGGAAGGCAACAGTGCCTAAGACAGAAATTCGGGAAAAACTAGCCAAAATGTACAAGACCACACCGGATGTCATCTTTGTATTTGGATTCAGAACTCATTTTGGTGGTGGCAAGACAACTGGCTTTGGCATGATTTATGATTCCCTggattatgcaaagaaaaatgaacccaAACATAGACTTGCAAGACATGGCctgtatgagaagaaaaagacctCAAGAAAGCAACGAAAGGAATGcaagaacagaatgaagaaagtcAGGGGGACTGCAAAGGCCAATGTTGGTGCTGGCAAAAAGCCGAAGGAGTAA